The genomic region GGTAAGTTGGGGCATCTACTGCCATAATAATGGCAATACAATAGTATGTGCGAATGGAGATAAGTAGTCCCTACAGATTCAAAAGAGGTTTCCCTTGTTTGAAAAAGGAGAGGAAAAACAAAACTAGAAGATTAAAATTTGCCAGGCACCACCTCAATAATTATTTAAACAAGAAAACATCCGATCTGAAATTCAAATTAATCTACAACCATTCAATTTTAAGAAAGCTTCATAGCTTATATGCATCGCTAGTTGCAAGTTCTACTCAGTTGATAAATTAAAGGAAAATTCACTAAATGCTTTAAAAATGGCATCTTACAACGAAAATTTTCAGTTATATTAGAAAAAAGTTGTTGAAATTTCTCCAACCAGATTAAATTTCTTTCATTCCATGACGGCTGTGGCTCCCAACTCCTTGAGCTTTTCGACTATCTTTGTAGCCTCCTCTTTCGTGAGCCCCTTCTTCAAAACAGCCGGAATCTTTTCCACCAAATCTTTGGCCTCCTTCAGCCCTAAATCTGTAAAACCCCTGACCTCCTTAATAATCTTAATCTTCGCATTGGCCTCGTATTTCTCAAGCTTGACATCAAATGTACTTTTCTCTGCAACTTTCTTCTCAGGCGCAGCTCCGTCTGCTGCGGGTGCTCCCGGTATGACCATGCCTCCTACGGGTGAAGCGAACCTATCTAACCCTAATTTCAGCCTGAATAAAATCTTGTAATCGTGTCTCTCCAGTACATTCAAGTTCATAAGCTCATCGGCTATTCTCTCCAACTTCTGCTTATTATTAATATTGCCGTCTACTTGCTTTTCTGGATTTGCCTTCGAAGCCGTGGATGAAAACCCGACGGCTTGAAAACAAGGGCTTTCATTATACAGCGACCAAACCCATAAAGACGCCCTACAATTTACCCGATTCGCAAGGTTCCTTAGCAATGTATTATTATTCATTtctgaaaaaatattttttggagcCTCTGTACTGTTTTCCTGAGGATTTCTTCGGCCTTAATCTTTCCAATTCATCGGTGACGAAAGAGAAGGGTAAAGGTAATGTTTTGATTTGTTGGCCGAAAGATTTTGTGAGAATCCCCACTTTACAAGATGAAGATTGCAGTTGAATAAGCTGAATTTCACTATAGTACTCTGCAATTTCTCGTCTTCTTTCGGCAAAACCCTATTCGGCCATTGCAGTATGCAAATGTGTgcatattgttatggataaagcaAATTTGCACATGTACCGTCCATCCTTAAGACTTCATTTATTATTTATCAGTTCCGTTCTCCATTGCTTCTACAGTTGAAGTACCTAACGTCCCATTTAATCTGTTTGGTGTATAAAGGGATCTCATTTCTGAATTTAGGtactaattaaatatttttatatattgtttTAGTTGAGATTAGTTCATTCCTTTAGCTCTTATGTTAATCTCTATTGGCTTGGCTTGTACAattattgaatttaattttttGAAGTTGAGAGTTAGGGAAGTGGTTATAGCTAATTTTGTGCAATTATAAATTGTAAATGAGAAATCGAACTTTGaccaaaaaaattgttgtttttgtatgcgacttaattgcttatagcttgTGTTCTAGCTTTTGGGTATTAACGATGCACACTGTGGGATTCGCTATGCATgaaagggtcaaaaagtggtcatttcaaagtcttGCTAAATACATGATCCTCTTTGTGCCAATAGTGGTTCAAGAGAcaaccaataatttttttttaaatatccaaTTACAAATTTAAATAGCACCTAATTCTAAGTGTTTATTTGTATGGGTCTGCTCACATTTTTCACTTGAATGTTAAGAGTGTGGCCATTTAATATTTCGACCACCCTTTTATCTCCATCATCAATCACGTACATAGGCGTTTCTATATGGTGTTGagagtttcatttcaatgatctctctcACTTTACAATGCAAAAATCATTaaacagaatgcaaaaaaaataaattattgtctTCTTTTATTTGAAACGCCTGATTTTTAATGATGAAATATAATGGGTATATTGTTATTGTCTCCATTTCTTGATGAGTTTCACAATCACACATCGTGTGTGTTGTCCATAAGACATACTCAAGCTTACTTTAATTGATTTGTGTACTTTttgtcctatatatatatatatatatatatatatatatatatatatatatatcgaccaCCCTTTTATCTCCATCGTCGGTCACGTACATAGCTTGGTCAGCACGCAATGTCACACGTTATTGAGCCTTAAAAACATCTCTTTTCACCAGTTTTGGGGATTATTTTCCTCGCCCATTTCTTCCCACAATGGGCTCTGCAACAACCATGTTCTCTTCATCGCCTTCACCTAGGTAACGCCCCTGCATCCTTCCTCCTTGCACTTTGGTTGTTCAATGCTAGATTTATGCTCCTTCGtgcttatttttttctttttttttcatcatttctttctatatGGTGTTGAGAGattcatttcaatgatctctctcACTTTACAATGCAAAAATCATTaaacagaatgcaaaaaaaataaattattgtctTCTTTTATTTGAAATGCCTGATTTTTAATGATGAAATTTAATGGGTATATTGTTATTGTCTCCATTTCTTAATGAGTTTCACAATCACACATCGTGTGTGTTGTCCATAAGACATACTCAAGCTTACTTTAATTGATTTGTTTACTTCTTGTCTTATactgtgaatatatatatataatcctcaAAACTAGTGAAAAGAGATGTTTTTAGGGCTCAATGACACCCAAAAATGCATACCAGCCAAACTATGTACAAAGGTGGTCAGAAAATTAAATGGCCACACACTCCAAACATTCAAGTGAAAAATGTGAGTGAGCTCATATGGATAAATACTTGGAATTAGGtgttatttaattttgtaattggatatttaaaaaacaattattgttgtatacatacatgtgtgtgtgtgtgtgtgtacatacacatatgcgcgcacacgcacacacatgtatgtatgtatatgtgtgtatgcatgcatatatgtatgtatatgtgtgtatgtgtatgtatatatattaatgtgtatatacatgtgtgtgtgtgtgtgcaatatatgtgtatacatatatgtctgTATATACATATACTCACGACTCGTTGTATGTTACATTGCAGTCCTAAGCCTTCCAGACCATGCATGTTATATTTTTGTTATTGACAAATGAGTTTATGTTGATTATTGACAAGCATGTTGTGTTGGTTATTGACAAACATGTTTATGCTTCAATGACATGTAATGTCGGTTATATTGTTTATGCATGAACTCTATCTACTATTGTTACATGCACAAACAGTAAATTGTGTAAGGCTTCCcaacaaatgaaaaaaataagTATAAAGTTGAATTCATTCAAGGCACTGTCGAAATTAGACATAAGTGAGAATTGCGTTATGAAATTGCCGATTCTTTCCCACATATATGTAGTTGCAAAACTGAATTCATTGAAGCCATCATAGAAATCTGACATAATTTACAAATGCAAGTATGGAATGATCGATTGTTTCCCACatatattaaaatttgaaaatcaacTACCACAAATGAATGCATTCATTTTTCACATTCGAATTATTTTATTAGAGGGAATTTCCAATGTCGTTTTCATTACGAAATCTCCTCTATTTTAACGATATATTCTCTAAAAGTTTAGAGTTTAGGAATGCAACTATGACATGATCCTATCTTCATATTTTCATAAATCAATATATTGATGCAGTCCATGCACCCAATGTCTAAATAATTTGAGGCAtacaaattatattatttttagcGAACTATAAAAGA from Cryptomeria japonica chromosome 3, Sugi_1.0, whole genome shotgun sequence harbors:
- the LOC131063890 gene encoding large ribosomal subunit protein bL12c, whose translation is MNNNTLLRNLANRVNCRASLWVWSLYNESPCFQAVGFSSTASKANPEKQVDGNINNKQKLERIADELMNLNVLERHDYKILFRLKLGLDRFASPVGGMVIPGAPAADGAAPEKKVAEKSTFDVKLEKYEANAKIKIIKEVRGFTDLGLKEAKDLVEKIPAVLKKGLTKEEATKIVEKLKELGATAVME